Proteins encoded together in one Synechococcus sp. A15-62 window:
- the mnmA gene encoding tRNA 2-thiouridine(34) synthase MnmA, with product MAVGSTTTRAGEAALERLRQWPGEHRVAVGLSGGVDSSLTAALLVEAGWQVEGLTLWLMSGKGACCAEGLVDAAGICEQLGIPHHVVDTRETFQQEIVQRLVDGYRDGITPLPCSQCNRSVKFGPMLDWALQERKLPRIATGHYARIRHGGDRGRHQLLRGLDTRKDQSYFLYDLPQEVLGRIVFPLGELTKPDTRLEAARHGLRTAEKPESQDLCLADHHGSMRAFLDAYLPPRQGEIVLADGTVVGEHDGIEHFTIGQRKGLGVAWREPLHVIRLDAAMNRVVVAPRAEAGRDSCVVGAVNWVSIDPIEAPRTVEVQVRYRSTPVRAELSPLPATEADQQRDRPHRCRLSFEEEQFSITPGQAAVFYDGETVLGGGLIQRE from the coding sequence ATGGCCGTCGGATCCACCACAACCCGCGCTGGAGAGGCTGCTCTTGAGCGCCTCAGGCAATGGCCCGGGGAGCATCGTGTGGCCGTTGGTCTCTCTGGAGGCGTCGACAGTTCCCTGACGGCGGCACTGCTGGTGGAAGCGGGCTGGCAGGTGGAAGGCCTGACCCTCTGGCTGATGAGCGGGAAAGGAGCCTGTTGCGCCGAGGGGCTGGTGGATGCGGCCGGCATCTGTGAACAGCTGGGCATTCCCCACCACGTGGTGGACACGCGCGAAACGTTCCAACAGGAAATCGTTCAACGGCTGGTGGATGGCTATCGCGATGGGATCACGCCGTTGCCCTGCTCCCAGTGCAATCGATCGGTGAAATTCGGACCGATGCTCGATTGGGCTCTGCAGGAGCGCAAACTGCCCCGCATCGCCACTGGCCACTACGCCCGGATCCGCCATGGCGGCGATCGAGGGCGACATCAGCTGCTGCGGGGCCTCGATACCCGCAAAGACCAGAGTTACTTCCTCTATGACCTGCCCCAGGAGGTTCTTGGACGCATCGTTTTTCCCTTGGGGGAGCTGACCAAACCCGACACGCGACTCGAAGCCGCCCGCCACGGTCTGCGCACCGCAGAAAAACCGGAGAGCCAGGATCTTTGCCTGGCTGACCACCACGGATCGATGCGGGCGTTCCTGGATGCCTATCTGCCACCGCGGCAGGGGGAAATCGTGCTGGCGGACGGGACTGTTGTGGGCGAGCACGACGGCATTGAACACTTCACCATCGGTCAGCGCAAAGGGCTCGGTGTGGCCTGGCGCGAGCCCCTTCACGTCATCCGCCTTGACGCTGCCATGAATCGGGTGGTCGTGGCACCCCGGGCCGAGGCCGGCCGAGACAGCTGCGTGGTGGGTGCGGTGAACTGGGTCTCAATTGACCCGATCGAGGCGCCGCGAACCGTTGAGGTGCAGGTGCGCTACCGCAGTACGCCGGTGCGTGCGGAGCTTTCACCCCTTCCAGCAACCGAAGCAGATCAGCAGCGGGACCGGCCCCACCGCTGCCGTCTCAGCTTTGAGGAGGAGCAGTTCTCGATCACACCAGGCCAGGCGGCTGTGTTCTACGACGGTGAAACCGTTCTGGGTGGGGGGCTGATCCAACGGGAATAG
- a CDS encoding PhoH family protein yields MSDDGERGRFVLDLPDPDAALALAGEAETTLHRLEALTGASMVLRGLQLVITGRPTQIERAAAVVELVRPIWQDGQSVSPVDLQSALGALNTGRGDDHAAMGEQVLAKSQKGNLLRPRTLRQKKYVDAMERHDLTFALGPAGTGKTFLATVLAVRMLTERKVERLILTRPAVEAGERLGFLPGDLQQKVDPYLRPLYDALHSLLGAEKTTVLLEKGVIEVAPLAYMRGRTLSDAFVILDEAQNTTPAQMRMVLTRLGERSRMVVTGDITQVDLPATVQSGLVEASEVLEGVEGVAVCRLTAADVVRHPLVQRVVEAYARRDERKTPKVQRR; encoded by the coding sequence GTGTCTGACGACGGCGAACGCGGCCGTTTCGTTCTCGACCTGCCTGATCCCGATGCTGCACTGGCCTTGGCTGGTGAAGCGGAAACAACCCTGCATCGCCTGGAAGCTCTGACAGGAGCCTCCATGGTGTTGCGGGGTCTTCAACTGGTGATCACCGGGCGGCCAACGCAGATTGAGAGGGCTGCTGCGGTTGTGGAATTGGTGCGCCCGATCTGGCAGGACGGCCAGTCGGTGTCACCGGTGGACCTCCAGTCGGCGCTGGGAGCGCTCAACACCGGCCGCGGCGATGACCACGCCGCTATGGGCGAGCAGGTGTTGGCGAAGAGCCAGAAGGGCAATCTGCTGCGCCCGCGCACCCTGCGCCAGAAGAAATACGTGGATGCCATGGAGCGCCACGATCTCACCTTTGCCCTCGGCCCTGCCGGCACCGGCAAAACCTTTCTCGCCACCGTTCTCGCGGTTCGGATGCTTACCGAACGCAAGGTGGAGCGCTTGATTCTCACCCGGCCGGCCGTTGAAGCTGGGGAGCGGCTGGGGTTCCTGCCCGGCGACCTGCAGCAGAAGGTGGACCCATATCTGCGGCCGCTCTATGACGCCTTGCATTCCCTGCTCGGCGCGGAGAAAACCACTGTGCTGCTGGAGAAGGGTGTGATTGAGGTCGCTCCCCTGGCCTACATGCGGGGCCGCACCCTCAGCGATGCCTTTGTGATCCTGGATGAGGCGCAGAACACCACGCCGGCCCAGATGCGCATGGTGCTCACCCGTCTTGGAGAGCGTTCGCGAATGGTCGTGACCGGTGACATCACCCAGGTGGATCTGCCCGCCACCGTGCAAAGCGGTTTGGTGGAGGCATCCGAGGTGTTGGAGGGCGTTGAAGGGGTCGCTGTCTGCCGCCTCACTGCGGCGGATGTGGTGCGTCACCCTCTCGTGCAGCGGGTGGTGGAGGCCTATGCCCGACGGGACGAACGCAAAACGCCAAAAGTTCAACGTCGATAG
- a CDS encoding Bax inhibitor-1 family protein: MPASSNFQEAIREAQSSALVGPNVVNKALPYVGGGMVLTSIGVIGGLSMMATPLFMPLFWVAVIGNLVLFFVAQNVALKGNNATALPLLSIYSLITGFTLSGLVALAGAVAGVGAVGTAALATGITFVIASIVGRRMSDSVGQALSGVVGLGLVGLILAMVVQFIGGIFAPAMFHGTSFELMIAGFGTVLFVGAAFVDFYTMPRSYRDDQYLAGALSMYLTYINLFIFILRLIIVLNGGGRRD; the protein is encoded by the coding sequence ATGCCAGCAAGCAGCAATTTCCAGGAGGCGATCCGCGAGGCGCAATCGAGTGCCCTCGTCGGCCCCAACGTTGTCAATAAAGCGCTGCCCTACGTCGGCGGCGGCATGGTGCTCACCTCAATCGGGGTGATTGGTGGTCTCTCGATGATGGCGACACCGCTGTTCATGCCCCTGTTCTGGGTGGCTGTGATAGGCAACCTGGTGCTGTTCTTCGTGGCGCAGAACGTCGCCTTGAAGGGCAACAACGCCACAGCCTTGCCGCTGTTGTCGATCTACAGCTTGATCACCGGGTTCACCTTGAGTGGTCTCGTGGCTTTGGCGGGAGCCGTTGCGGGTGTGGGTGCGGTCGGCACCGCTGCCCTGGCCACCGGCATCACCTTCGTGATTGCCTCGATCGTCGGCCGCCGCATGAGCGATTCCGTTGGTCAGGCGCTGTCCGGCGTGGTGGGTCTCGGCCTGGTCGGCCTGATCCTGGCGATGGTCGTCCAGTTCATCGGCGGCATCTTTGCCCCTGCCATGTTCCATGGCACCAGCTTTGAGCTGATGATCGCGGGCTTTGGCACCGTGCTCTTCGTGGGAGCCGCCTTCGTCGACTTCTACACGATGCCCCGCTCCTACCGGGATGACCAATATCTGGCAGGCGCTCTGAGCATGTACCTCACGTACATCAACCTGTTCATCTTCATCCTGCGTCTGATCATCGTGCTCAACGGCGGTGGTCGTCGGGACTGA
- the rpsP gene encoding 30S ribosomal protein S16, with protein sequence MIKLRLKRFGKKREASFRLVACNSTSRRDGRPLQELGFYNPRTKETRLDTEAIRERLGQGAQPTDVVRTLLERGGLLEKTVRPAETVGKAKQAAKREADAKQAAKEAAEAKAAAAEEKAAEAEASDSAESESTEG encoded by the coding sequence ATGATCAAGCTCCGCCTGAAGCGGTTTGGCAAGAAGCGGGAAGCGAGCTTCCGCCTCGTGGCCTGCAACAGCACCTCACGTCGGGACGGTCGTCCTCTGCAGGAGCTGGGCTTCTACAATCCGCGGACGAAGGAAACGCGTCTCGACACCGAGGCCATTCGTGAGCGTCTGGGTCAGGGTGCCCAACCCACTGATGTGGTGCGCACGCTGCTCGAGCGCGGCGGTCTTCTGGAAAAGACCGTGCGTCCTGCCGAGACCGTTGGCAAGGCCAAGCAAGCGGCCAAGCGTGAGGCTGATGCCAAGCAAGCCGCCAAGGAGGCTGCTGAGGCCAAGGCTGCAGCAGCTGAAGAGAAAGCTGCAGAAGCTGAAGCTTCTGATTCCGCAGAATCCGAATCCACCGAGGGCTGA
- a CDS encoding IMS domain-containing protein produces MDLPIDHFRLLGVSPSADPEAILRRLETRCDSPPDQGFTHEALLQRADLLRRSADLLTDPADRAEYEAALLRLSESHPNGTVGLDLPTSSEVAGLILLWEAHGALEAFQLAKQGLQPPQAPALGSGREADLTLLAALACRDAALEEQEQRRYESAAQLLIEGIQLQQRMGKLPDQQRRLENDLQGLTPFRILDLLSRDLGDQASHQQGLTLLDELVVARGGLEAADVDDDQPGSLSQEDFESFFHQIRRFLTVQEQIDLYSRWFEAGAADAGFLTVLALTAAGFSRRKPEFLEQARERMQTLANADLDPMPLLGCLDLLLGNVKDADRHFAVLRDPDLQAWFLNHPGDRLAAQCEYCRAWLERDVLPGYRDVDASGADLDAWFADRDVQGFVDRLDRKASRQIGSDDMTLAWATAGDASLGEPSEPAESDQAVDSEEADATPLWQQRWVRPAAAALALIGITVAGFALVRRNWNPASQMAQSASPSALEEEVEAKLELDAASSPVDEEPMDDEPVASLKPDLEPSALSEPLVSDAPTEAELQALLQGWLDAKALTLSGQAADLSVVARQPLVKRVEQERAADQAAGRSKSIDASITTIEVVDRKPQRIELLAQVAYSDRLTSGDGTVIEETAPTDFIVTYVLGRDGTQWRLHDYIPGS; encoded by the coding sequence TTGGATCTGCCCATTGATCATTTCCGACTTCTGGGCGTCAGTCCATCGGCAGACCCTGAGGCAATCCTGCGCCGCTTGGAAACCCGCTGTGACAGTCCACCAGATCAGGGCTTCACCCATGAGGCTCTGCTCCAACGCGCCGATCTGCTGCGTCGCTCCGCCGATTTGCTGACCGATCCCGCGGACAGGGCTGAGTATGAAGCCGCTCTGTTGCGCCTCAGCGAATCCCATCCGAACGGCACGGTGGGATTGGACCTCCCCACCAGCAGTGAGGTGGCGGGTCTGATTCTGCTCTGGGAAGCCCATGGAGCTCTCGAGGCCTTTCAGCTGGCAAAGCAGGGGCTCCAGCCCCCCCAGGCTCCAGCCCTCGGCAGTGGCCGTGAAGCGGATCTGACGCTTCTGGCCGCCCTGGCCTGCCGCGATGCTGCCTTGGAGGAACAGGAGCAACGGCGCTATGAGTCGGCGGCCCAGCTGTTGATCGAGGGCATTCAGCTGCAACAGCGGATGGGCAAGCTGCCCGACCAGCAGCGCCGGCTGGAAAACGATTTGCAGGGCCTCACTCCCTTTAGGATTCTCGATCTGCTGAGTCGTGATCTTGGCGATCAGGCCTCCCATCAACAGGGTTTGACGCTGCTTGATGAGTTGGTCGTGGCCCGGGGCGGCTTGGAGGCCGCTGATGTTGATGACGATCAGCCCGGCAGCCTCAGCCAGGAGGATTTCGAATCGTTTTTTCACCAGATCCGCCGCTTCCTGACCGTTCAGGAGCAGATCGATCTGTACAGCCGCTGGTTTGAGGCGGGCGCCGCCGATGCCGGTTTCCTCACGGTTCTGGCCCTCACTGCTGCAGGCTTCTCCCGGCGCAAGCCCGAGTTTCTCGAGCAGGCGCGTGAGCGGATGCAGACGCTTGCCAATGCTGATCTCGATCCCATGCCTCTGCTGGGGTGTCTGGATCTGCTGCTGGGCAACGTCAAGGATGCGGATCGGCATTTCGCCGTCCTGCGGGATCCGGATCTGCAGGCCTGGTTCCTCAATCACCCGGGTGATCGGCTGGCCGCGCAGTGCGAGTACTGCCGGGCCTGGCTTGAACGTGATGTCTTGCCGGGATATCGCGACGTGGATGCCTCGGGTGCCGATCTCGATGCCTGGTTCGCTGATCGTGATGTTCAGGGCTTTGTCGATCGTCTCGATCGCAAGGCGTCGCGGCAGATCGGATCCGACGACATGACCTTGGCTTGGGCAACGGCAGGCGATGCCTCCCTTGGGGAGCCGAGCGAACCAGCTGAATCAGACCAGGCGGTTGACTCCGAAGAAGCGGATGCCACACCGCTCTGGCAGCAACGTTGGGTCCGCCCCGCTGCTGCAGCGCTTGCACTGATCGGAATCACCGTTGCAGGTTTTGCCCTGGTTCGACGCAACTGGAATCCCGCGTCGCAGATGGCGCAAAGCGCTTCACCGTCCGCTTTGGAAGAGGAGGTTGAAGCGAAGCTGGAGCTCGACGCTGCTTCATCTCCCGTGGATGAAGAGCCCATGGATGACGAGCCCGTGGCGAGTCTGAAGCCCGATCTTGAGCCTTCAGCTCTTTCTGAGCCACTGGTGAGTGATGCCCCGACGGAAGCCGAGCTTCAGGCCTTGCTCCAGGGATGGCTTGATGCCAAAGCGTTGACACTGTCCGGCCAGGCAGCGGATCTGTCCGTCGTGGCGAGGCAGCCCCTGGTGAAGCGCGTGGAGCAGGAGCGGGCAGCTGATCAGGCTGCAGGGCGATCCAAGTCGATTGATGCATCCATCACCACCATTGAGGTGGTCGACCGCAAGCCTCAGAGGATTGAATTGCTGGCCCAGGTGGCCTACAGCGATCGCTTGACGTCTGGCGACGGAACCGTCATTGAAGAGACAGCGCCGACTGATTTCATCGTCACCTACGTGCTCGGCAGGGATGGAACCCAATGGCGTTTGCACGACTACATCCCAGGCTCCTGA
- a CDS encoding RpoD/SigA family RNA polymerase sigma factor: MSTASKPLETQRRRSSDPVSWYLATIGRIPLLTPAEEIELGNQVQAMMALTEDGSREFEDGELTTAQRRLLRIGRRAKERMMKANLRLVVSVAKKYQGKGLELLDLIQEGSLGLERAVEKFDPTRGYKFSTYAFWWIRQSMTRAIACQSRTIRLPVHLSERLTTIRKVSLDLAHKLGAMPSRVEIAEAMDIPLDELDSLLRQALTTSSLDAPVNGEEGRSFLGDLIADSSLDEPLDIVEQRIHHEQLGRWLSHLSEQEQHVLRMRFGLEGNERHTLAEIGRLMEVSRERVRQVELKALRKLRNLTRRLPSGI, from the coding sequence GTGTCCACAGCTTCCAAGCCGCTGGAGACGCAACGTCGGCGCAGCAGCGACCCCGTCAGTTGGTATCTCGCCACCATCGGCAGAATTCCACTGCTGACCCCAGCCGAAGAAATCGAGCTGGGCAATCAGGTGCAGGCGATGATGGCCCTCACCGAAGACGGTTCTCGTGAGTTCGAGGATGGAGAACTCACCACGGCACAGCGCCGTCTTCTGAGGATCGGTCGCCGCGCCAAAGAGCGGATGATGAAGGCCAACCTTCGTCTTGTGGTCAGCGTCGCCAAGAAATATCAAGGCAAGGGTCTGGAATTGCTCGATCTGATTCAGGAGGGCTCACTGGGCCTGGAGCGTGCTGTTGAAAAATTTGATCCCACCCGCGGTTACAAGTTTTCCACCTATGCCTTCTGGTGGATCCGCCAGAGCATGACCCGGGCGATTGCCTGCCAGTCGCGCACGATTCGTCTTCCCGTTCATCTCAGTGAGCGGCTCACCACGATTCGCAAGGTCAGTCTTGATCTGGCCCACAAGCTCGGCGCCATGCCCAGCCGTGTGGAGATCGCTGAAGCCATGGATATCCCCTTGGATGAGCTGGATTCGCTGCTGCGCCAGGCGCTCACCACCAGCAGCCTGGATGCTCCCGTCAACGGTGAGGAGGGTCGCAGTTTCCTTGGGGATCTGATCGCTGATTCATCCCTTGATGAACCGCTCGACATCGTTGAACAGCGGATTCATCACGAGCAGCTGGGCCGCTGGCTGAGTCATCTGAGCGAGCAGGAGCAGCACGTTCTGCGCATGCGCTTCGGGCTTGAGGGCAACGAGCGTCACACGCTTGCTGAAATCGGACGCTTGATGGAGGTGTCCCGCGAGCGGGTGCGTCAGGTTGAACTCAAGGCGCTGCGGAAGTTGCGCAATCTCACCCGACGGCTTCCGAGCGGCATCTGA
- the ffh gene encoding signal recognition particle protein has product MFDELSARFEDAVKGLRGQDSISETNVDGALKDVRRALLEADVSLPVVKEFVADVRDKAVGAEVVRGVSPDQKFIQVVHEQLVEVMGGDNAPLAKAADAPTVVLMAGLQGAGKTTATAKLGLHLKDQGRRALMVGADVYRPAAIEQLKTLGAQIDVEVFSLGAEAKPEDIAAAGLAKAKEEGFDTLLVDTAGRLQIDTEMMEEMVRIRTAVQPDEVLLVVDSMIGQEAAELTRAFHDQVGITGAVLTKLDGDSRGGAALSIRKVSGQPIKFIGTGEKVEALQPFHPERMASRILGMGDVLTLVEKAQKEVELADVEKMQKKLQEATFDFSDFVKQMRLIKRMGSLGGLMKMIPGMNKIDDGMLKQGEQQLKRIEAMIGSMTQQERENPDLLASQPSRRRRIASGSGHQAADVDKVLADFQKMRGFMQQMSQGNMPGMGGMPGMGGMPGMGGMPGMGGMPGMPGMSGMPGGGGRPGRGGPPKRQRPAKKKKGFGDL; this is encoded by the coding sequence ATGTTCGACGAGCTTTCAGCCCGTTTTGAGGATGCGGTCAAAGGGCTGCGCGGCCAAGACAGCATTAGCGAAACCAACGTCGATGGGGCTCTGAAGGACGTCCGTCGGGCCTTGCTTGAAGCCGACGTCAGCCTGCCGGTGGTGAAGGAGTTCGTGGCTGATGTCCGCGACAAAGCCGTTGGTGCCGAGGTGGTGCGCGGTGTCAGCCCGGATCAGAAGTTCATCCAGGTGGTCCACGAACAGCTGGTGGAGGTCATGGGGGGCGATAACGCTCCTCTGGCCAAGGCGGCTGACGCCCCCACCGTCGTGTTGATGGCCGGTCTTCAGGGTGCTGGTAAAACCACCGCAACGGCCAAGTTGGGCCTCCACCTCAAGGATCAGGGACGTCGGGCCTTGATGGTTGGTGCCGACGTCTACCGACCAGCCGCCATCGAGCAGCTGAAAACGCTCGGTGCTCAGATCGATGTGGAGGTGTTCAGCCTCGGTGCTGAGGCCAAGCCTGAAGACATTGCGGCCGCTGGTCTGGCCAAGGCGAAGGAGGAAGGGTTCGACACGCTCCTGGTCGACACCGCCGGTCGCCTCCAGATCGACACCGAGATGATGGAGGAGATGGTGCGGATCCGCACCGCTGTGCAGCCCGATGAGGTGCTGCTGGTGGTGGATTCGATGATCGGCCAGGAAGCAGCCGAACTCACCCGCGCCTTCCACGACCAGGTGGGGATCACCGGTGCGGTGCTCACCAAGCTCGACGGTGATTCCCGTGGAGGTGCCGCCCTCTCGATCCGCAAGGTGAGCGGTCAGCCGATCAAGTTCATCGGCACCGGCGAGAAGGTTGAGGCCCTGCAGCCGTTCCATCCCGAACGGATGGCCAGTCGCATCCTCGGCATGGGTGACGTGCTGACGCTGGTGGAGAAGGCCCAGAAGGAGGTCGAACTCGCCGACGTCGAAAAGATGCAGAAGAAGCTGCAGGAGGCGACGTTTGATTTCTCGGACTTCGTCAAGCAGATGCGCCTAATCAAGCGCATGGGCTCGCTGGGGGGTCTGATGAAAATGATCCCGGGCATGAACAAGATCGATGACGGCATGCTCAAGCAGGGGGAGCAGCAGCTCAAGCGCATCGAGGCCATGATTGGTTCGATGACCCAGCAGGAGCGGGAAAATCCCGACCTTCTGGCGAGTCAACCCTCAAGGCGTCGCCGGATCGCCAGCGGCAGCGGTCATCAGGCTGCAGATGTGGACAAGGTGCTGGCCGACTTTCAGAAGATGCGCGGCTTCATGCAGCAGATGAGCCAGGGCAACATGCCCGGAATGGGCGGAATGCCGGGGATGGGTGGAATGCCGGGGATGGGTGGAATGCCGGGGATGGGTGGAATGCCGGGAATGCCCGGAATGAGCGGCATGCCTGGAGGTGGTGGTCGTCCCGGTCGTGGGGGACCACCGAAGCGACAGCGACCCGCCAAGAAGAAGAAGGGCTTCGGGGACCTGTGA
- a CDS encoding NAD(P)H-hydrate dehydratase: protein MWPPADSDHVLVDAASMGAAEQRLFESGMPVAALMEKVGLAMAAWLLARRDLLRHGVVVLVGPGHNGGDGLVVARELHLAGIEVSLWCPLPIRKTLTAEHLRHGEWLGLRQRIQEPDPGGSELWLDAVFGLGQSRPLPELLADLFRRRQQLRPGALISLDVPSGLCSDQGTVLGEQAACASVTLSVGWLKRGLSLDPARSWVGALVRIDLGLPSAVLGNAAAVLPRRLPVSESCSAPLPPLPPTAMKYERGRCLVVAGSDRYPGAAHLALRGAMASGCGCGCVQAVVPPRLQSSLWQVLPEAMQLEDGVIPERLDAVLVGPGLGESTHWWSQWSEQMLSVAGLLVLDADGLNGLAASPQGWRWLLKRRGPTCLTPHAAEFSQLFPDCDAGDALEKAIAAARCSRCCILLKGAHSVLADPSGAAVVLAGTSPRVARTGLGDLLAGFVIGWGAQGVAAQQQPGLESFAAAAALHGLAAARARSSDASTIADCLKINTARCQKKQTTMFNEV from the coding sequence GTGTGGCCTCCCGCTGATTCCGATCACGTGCTGGTGGATGCCGCGTCCATGGGGGCTGCGGAACAGAGGTTGTTCGAGAGCGGAATGCCCGTCGCCGCCTTGATGGAGAAGGTGGGGCTGGCCATGGCGGCTTGGCTTCTGGCACGCCGGGATCTGCTGCGCCATGGCGTGGTTGTCCTGGTGGGACCGGGTCACAACGGTGGCGATGGTCTGGTGGTGGCCCGGGAGTTGCACCTGGCTGGCATCGAGGTGTCGTTGTGGTGTCCCTTGCCGATTCGCAAGACCCTCACCGCTGAACATCTGCGCCACGGGGAGTGGCTTGGTCTGCGCCAACGGATTCAAGAGCCCGATCCAGGCGGATCCGAACTGTGGCTGGATGCGGTCTTCGGGCTCGGCCAGAGTCGGCCGCTGCCAGAGCTCTTGGCGGACCTGTTCCGGCGCCGCCAGCAGCTTCGGCCAGGGGCCTTGATCAGCCTGGATGTGCCGTCGGGCCTTTGCTCCGACCAGGGAACCGTGTTGGGCGAGCAGGCGGCCTGTGCCTCGGTCACCCTCAGTGTTGGCTGGTTGAAGCGCGGGTTGTCTCTGGACCCGGCCCGTTCCTGGGTTGGAGCATTGGTGCGGATTGATCTGGGGTTGCCGTCTGCGGTGTTGGGCAACGCCGCAGCGGTCTTGCCGCGCCGTCTACCGGTGAGCGAGTCCTGCTCGGCCCCGTTACCGCCGTTGCCGCCCACGGCGATGAAGTACGAACGGGGCCGCTGCCTGGTGGTGGCTGGCAGTGATCGCTACCCCGGCGCAGCACATCTGGCGCTGCGGGGTGCCATGGCCAGTGGCTGCGGCTGCGGCTGCGTTCAGGCCGTTGTGCCGCCCCGTCTTCAATCCAGCTTGTGGCAGGTGTTGCCGGAGGCGATGCAACTGGAGGACGGGGTGATTCCAGAGCGGCTGGATGCGGTTTTGGTCGGTCCCGGGCTGGGGGAGTCCACCCATTGGTGGAGCCAGTGGTCGGAGCAGATGCTCAGCGTTGCCGGTTTGCTGGTGCTCGATGCCGATGGCCTCAATGGCCTGGCGGCCAGCCCTCAGGGGTGGCGCTGGTTGTTGAAGCGGCGGGGGCCGACATGTCTGACACCCCATGCGGCTGAGTTTTCCCAGTTGTTTCCAGACTGTGATGCGGGTGATGCGCTTGAGAAGGCGATCGCCGCGGCCCGCTGCAGCCGTTGCTGCATTTTGCTGAAGGGTGCGCATTCCGTGCTGGCTGATCCATCGGGTGCGGCGGTGGTGCTGGCCGGCACATCCCCCCGGGTGGCCCGCACGGGTCTGGGCGATCTTCTGGCCGGTTTCGTCATCGGTTGGGGCGCCCAGGGAGTTGCGGCACAGCAGCAGCCCGGGCTTGAAAGCTTCGCTGCCGCTGCGGCTTTGCACGGTTTGGCGGCAGCTCGTGCTCGATCCAGTGATGCTTCAACGATTGCGGATTGTTTGAAAATCAATACAGCGCGGTGTCAGAAAAAGCAAACAACGATGTTCAACGAAGTCTGA
- the pdhA gene encoding pyruvate dehydrogenase (acetyl-transferring) E1 component subunit alpha: protein MGQDLAVDSAPIGTATAGPHAERLSKLVTTQRATVNRDTGLELYRDMTLGRRFEDKCAEMYYRGKMFGFVHLYNGQEAVSTGVIGAMKRQHDWFCSTYRDHVHALSAGVPAREVMSELFGKETGCSKGRGGSMHLFSKEHHLLGGFAFIAEGIPVALGSAFTSRYKRDALGDASSNAVTAAFFGDGTCNNGQFFECMNMAQLWKLPIIFVVENNKWAIGMAHDRATSDPEIWRKASSFGMAGEEVDGMDVLAVRAAAQRAVERARAGEGPTLLECLTYRFRGHSLADPDELRAEEEKQFWAKRDPLKALERDLTEAGLVNSDELRAIEKDIDGIVQDCVDFALSAPEPDPAELTRYIWAED, encoded by the coding sequence ATGGGTCAGGACCTCGCTGTCGATTCCGCTCCGATTGGCACTGCGACTGCTGGTCCCCACGCCGAACGGCTCTCGAAGCTGGTCACCACACAACGGGCCACCGTGAACCGGGACACCGGCTTGGAGCTCTACCGGGACATGACCCTGGGCCGGCGCTTTGAGGACAAGTGCGCCGAGATGTACTACCGGGGCAAAATGTTCGGCTTCGTGCACCTCTACAACGGTCAGGAAGCGGTCAGCACCGGCGTGATCGGTGCGATGAAACGGCAGCACGACTGGTTCTGCAGCACCTATCGCGACCACGTGCATGCCTTAAGCGCCGGTGTGCCGGCCCGCGAAGTCATGAGCGAACTCTTCGGCAAGGAGACCGGTTGCAGCAAAGGCCGCGGCGGTTCGATGCACCTGTTCTCCAAGGAGCACCACCTTCTTGGCGGCTTTGCCTTCATCGCCGAAGGCATTCCCGTAGCGCTCGGATCTGCCTTCACCAGCCGCTACAAGCGCGACGCCCTTGGTGATGCCTCAAGCAACGCCGTGACAGCAGCTTTCTTTGGCGATGGAACCTGCAACAACGGTCAGTTCTTCGAATGCATGAACATGGCGCAGCTGTGGAAGCTGCCGATCATCTTCGTGGTCGAGAACAACAAGTGGGCCATCGGCATGGCCCACGACCGGGCCACCAGCGACCCGGAGATCTGGCGCAAGGCCAGTTCCTTCGGCATGGCCGGAGAGGAAGTGGATGGCATGGACGTTCTGGCGGTGCGGGCAGCGGCCCAACGCGCCGTGGAACGTGCCAGGGCGGGTGAAGGTCCTACCTTGCTGGAATGCCTCACCTACCGCTTCCGCGGGCATTCTCTGGCTGATCCGGACGAACTGCGGGCGGAGGAAGAAAAGCAGTTCTGGGCCAAGCGTGATCCCCTCAAAGCCCTCGAGCGGGACCTGACCGAAGCGGGTCTGGTGAACAGCGATGAACTGCGCGCCATCGAAAAGGACATCGACGGGATCGTTCAGGACTGCGTTGACTTCGCCCTCTCCGCACCCGAGCCAGACCCAGCAGAACTCACCCGATACATCTGGGCTGAAGACTGA